In a genomic window of Acidobacteriota bacterium:
- a CDS encoding biotin transporter BioY produces the protein MAVGAALVALAARWSFPVPGSPVPVSAQTLAVLVVGLALGSARGAGALALYLAAGAAGLPVFADGAAGLEHLLGPTGGYLLGFVAGAAVAGRAPVTTTWRRRILLLLAAHGVIFALGVPWLAVFVGTSEAVTAGLLPFLLGALIKSLLAWSLLEAGTVLLKRMKK, from the coding sequence ATGGCGGTGGGGGCCGCGCTGGTGGCGCTGGCGGCCCGCTGGTCCTTCCCCGTCCCGGGCAGCCCGGTGCCGGTGAGCGCTCAGACCTTGGCGGTGCTCGTCGTGGGACTCGCCTTGGGCTCGGCGCGCGGTGCCGGGGCTCTGGCCCTCTACCTCGCCGCCGGCGCCGCCGGCCTACCGGTTTTCGCCGACGGTGCCGCGGGTCTCGAGCACCTGCTGGGGCCTACCGGCGGGTATCTCTTGGGCTTTGTGGCCGGTGCGGCGGTGGCGGGCCGCGCCCCGGTGACGACCACCTGGAGACGTAGGATTCTGCTCCTCCTCGCCGCTCACGGAGTGATTTTCGCCCTCGGCGTGCCTTGGCTGGCGGTCTTCGTCGGAACCTCGGAAGCGGTCACCGCGGGCCTCCTTCCCTTTCTTCTCGGAGCCTTGATCAAGAGCCTCCTGGCCTGGTCTCTGCTGGAGGCTGGGACGGTTTTACTCAAAAGGATGAAAAAATAA
- a CDS encoding radical SAM protein, whose amino-acid sequence MKIHFTTIENPLTRCGGYLRTVTSHSLQPYAGCSLGNSLCGVGCYVRHNPWVTRGRTWGSFLEVRTNLAEAYGRHAPRERRWARRQGEDSQGVFSIFLSSSTEPFPPQEGRFGITRSVLEAMLQEPPDELVLQTHSHRVAQEVQLLKRLAEVCRLRVHLSVETDRERLPGLPPPASPVSRRLEAAQELRAAGLRTVITVAPLLPMEHPERFFRRLGEVADAVVIDHFIGGDGSADGRRTLRTQLPAAMAQVLPESVGLGYRRRMVDLAREVFPGPVGVGAEGFAGRYLPAGEATP is encoded by the coding sequence ATGAAGATTCACTTTACCACCATCGAAAATCCCCTGACCCGCTGTGGCGGGTACTTGCGCACGGTGACGTCCCACTCGCTGCAACCCTATGCCGGCTGTTCGTTGGGCAACTCCCTCTGCGGCGTTGGCTGCTACGTGCGCCACAATCCGTGGGTCACCCGCGGCCGGACCTGGGGATCGTTTCTGGAGGTGCGCACCAACCTCGCCGAAGCCTATGGGCGCCACGCGCCCCGGGAACGCCGCTGGGCACGGCGGCAGGGGGAAGATTCTCAGGGAGTCTTCAGCATCTTTCTGTCGAGCTCCACCGAGCCTTTTCCGCCCCAGGAGGGGCGTTTCGGCATCACCCGCTCGGTGCTCGAGGCGATGCTCCAGGAGCCGCCGGACGAGCTGGTGCTCCAGACCCACAGTCATCGGGTGGCCCAGGAGGTGCAGCTGTTGAAGCGGCTGGCGGAGGTCTGTCGTCTGCGGGTGCATCTGTCGGTGGAGACGGATCGGGAGCGGCTGCCGGGCCTGCCGCCGCCAGCGAGCCCGGTGAGCCGTCGCCTGGAGGCTGCCCAGGAGCTCCGCGCCGCCGGTTTGCGCACCGTCATCACCGTCGCTCCACTCTTGCCCATGGAGCATCCGGAACGCTTTTTCCGCCGCCTGGGAGAGGTCGCCGACGCGGTGGTCATCGACCATTTCATCGGCGGTGACGGCTCGGCGGACGGCCGGCGCACCCTCCGCACCCAGCTACCGGCAGCCATGGCTCAGGTGCTTCCGGAGAGTGTCGGCCTGGGCTATCGCCGGCGCATGGTGGATCTGGCCCGCGAGGTCTTTCCGGGGCCGGTGGGGGTCGGGGCGGAGGGCTTCGCTGGCCGCTATTTGCCGGCCGGGGAGGCCACGCCATGA